The Spirosoma sp. SC4-14 DNA window ACCGATTAAATAACTTTTGCTTCGGTATGGAGAAGTTGAATGAGCGTTTCGGCCTGGTCGGCTGGAATCATTTTCACTGAACCTCGTGGGGCTGGTAGTTCATAACTAGCCACGGTTATGAGTTTGTCGGTTCCGACTGGCTCTACAACCTTAAGGGGTTTGGTGCGGGCGGTCATAATGCCACGCATATTCGGAATTTTCCATTCCGCAATAGGCTCCTGGCAACCTAGCACAAGCGGTAGTTTGGCTTCTAACTGTTCTTTACCTCCTTCTATTTCCCGCGTGATTTGGGCCGTATCTCCATCCAGATCGAGTTGCATAACGGGTGAAATGGACGGAAAACCCAGCATTTCGCCAACAATACCGTGAACCTGACCGCCATTGTAATCGATGGATTCGCGGCCCATCAAAATCAGGTCGTATTGAGATTCTTTGGCAATAACTGCAATTTGCTCGGCAACGAAATAAGCATCGGTGGGTTCGGCATTGACCCGAATGGCATCATCGGCACCAATTGCCAGGCATTTGCGAATAACGGGTTCGGAGTCGGCTTCACCAACGTTGAGTACAGTTACCGATGCTCCTGTTTTTTCTTTTAGTTCAACTGCCCGCGCCAGGGCGTAGTCGTCGTAGGGGCCAGTAATGAATGTTACCCCTGCCTTATTCAATTTGGTATTATTGTCCGTGAAGGCAATTTTGGTGGTGGTGTCGGGCACACTCGTCACACACACTAAAATTTTCATATTTCCTGGGGTTTTGTGATAGATTCTGACAGATACAGTCTAAGGACAGGGATGCGAATAGATCGATGAAGTATTGCTGCTTCGGGTCGTAATCACTGAGCGCTATCCACTACTTTTGTGGCAAAAGTACAAACTGTCTCAAATAAAAGTATGCATGCATACTATTTTTTTATCGAGAAATGAATAACGATCGTATCCAACAATTAATTCGATTTGTACAGGAAGAACCCGATGAGCCGTTCAATGTTTATGCTTTAGCAATGGAATTTTTGAACGGTCGGCCAACGGAGGCAAAAACCTACTTCGATCAGCTTCTGGCTCAATTTCCTGACTACCTGCCAACTTATTATCATGCAGCAGCGCTCTATACCGATCTTGACGAGCGAGACCGGGCTGCGGAGCTCTACGAAAAAGGGATTGAACTGGCTCGGGCACAAAACAACCAGAAAACGCTACTGGAACTACAGCGTGCTCAGCAGGCCTTTGACGACGATGATGATGAGTGGTAGTTGTTAACGACGCCGTTTTGCCGTTTGCTGCACAAAGTCCTGCTTAAACAACAGTGGAACCGTGGCCTGTTCGGGAATTGTGTAGGAAATGGCCAGGAAGCGGGCATTGGGTACTTTAGGCAGGTACACAAAACCTCGTACGGATTCGTTCGGTGCTAATGTATTCGCTTTCAGAGCCAACTCACGCCAACGGTAGTCTTCGTAGTCGTAGCGTTGCATCCGGTTGGCAAACGTGCTGTAATCGACAGCGCGTTTGACTGCTATGCCCTGATAGGCAAGATAGTGAGCCGCTCGATTTGTTGTGTATTCGCGATAGGTACGGCTGTTGGCCGACGACGAAACGTCGGAAGCAATGGCAGCCACCATCAGCACCGTATTAAATACTTTCGCTCGTTTTAGTCGTTTTTCTTCCTGCCTGCGTTTCTGGTTAACGCGTCCTGCTTCGTAGTTGGGGTCGGCTGCTGAACCCGCCAGACTTAGTGCTGGATTATTCGGCTCGGATAAAGTGTCCTGATTGGCATTGAGGGCAGTAAAATGAAAATCGGCTGGATCAACCGTTATGGGATGATCGGTATGGTTTTTAACCTCTATGTCCAGCGCTACGAATTCCAGATCTTCCCGTTCGAAGGAAGCTACAACACCTACTCCATTCGCTTCTGCTTTTGTTACAGGACGTCCATCAATTGTAGTAATGTCGCCCGAAGCCGGTGCCAATTGATACGATGTGGTGAGGGTAGGCGCACAACTGCTCAGCGAGCAGGCCAGAAAGGCCGTTCCAAGAATATAGACCGAAAAAGTAAATCGTTTCATGGGCAGATAGGTTGAAGCGTGCAATTCGCTTTGCTTTTGGTAAAGTTACAGATTATGTATGTTTTGTTGAAACAATCTGTTTCTGAATAGATGCCAGAACATCGTTGATGGTTGCAACGAACGTTCTGATGAGTATTTTTTTAGTAAACTGTAGTATATCGAAAATGAGAAAGCACGGCTTACAGCGTTGAAGACAGGCAAAAAACGTGTTCCTTTCGAGTAGCATAAAGTATATATATCAGAAAGAAAAATAAGATATGGAATCTGGAAATTTGTATCTTTAGCCACCATATCCCAAACCATTTTTGCTCGTATGAAAATTTTTACGTTTAGTCTACTTGCTGGTGTTGTCGCTTTTTCTGCCAATGCGGTTGCGCAAAGTCAGATCGTAACACCCGATAATCAGGTGGTTAGCTTTCAGTCTGTCAACGGAACAAACAACCTGTTCATTGGTCAGAGTACCAGTGCCGTAATGGGGGGTACGTATAATACCTTTATGGGAAGTCAGGCGGGCCAGGGCAATACGACCGGCTCCTATAATACCTATTTTGGCTATAAAGCAGGTTTCCCGAACACCATTGGTAGCCACAATACGTTTGTTGGTTATGAAGCCGGTAAATTAAATACGGACGGCGACGATAACGTATTTATCGGATTTAATGCCGGCCAGGGCAACCGTCGCGGAAGTCGTAATCTTATTATTGGGCCAAACGCTGGTTTCGAAACGGTAGAGGGCGAAAACAATACCTTTCTGGGGGCTAATGCGGTTGGTGTTGGCGTCGGTTTATCCAATGCAACGGCTATTGGTGCCAATGCTCGTGTATTAACTAGCAATGCGATGGTGCTGGGCAACAATGTAAACGTTGGTATTGGCACATCGACTCCCCAGAACCGACTCGAACTCACTGCTGGTATTGATGGGCGGAGTGGTCTTCGGCTGACAAACCTGACAACTAATTCGCCTGCATCTGAAGCTGCAACGAGTAAGTTTCTGACTGTTAACGACAAAGGTGATGTTACTCTGGCCGGACGACTTTCGGCCGTGGCTATGCAGGTACAGCCTAAGTCAGAAAACCAGTGGGCCGATTATGTGTTTGCGCCAAACTATCAGCTTCCGTCACTGGCCGAAACCGAACAGTATATCCAGCAGCATAAGCACCTTCCCGGAATACCAAGCGCTGAAGAGATGGTAAAACAGGGCACCGATCTGACAACTTTGCTGGCTACACTGGTGAAGAAAAATGAAGAATTGACCCTGCATCTTATTGAGCAGCAAAAACGTATCGAGCGTCTGGAGCAGCAGAATCGCCAGCTTCGGAAAAAGAAATAATCGACATTATATCGTTATAAACTAAAAGGGATCGTCTTAACGGCGATCCCTTTTAGTTTATTGGAGTGCCAGCCAAACGTTGCGAAGGCCCAAAAAAGCCGTTACGGCCACAACAAGCAGCATGGCCAGATTTTGCCAGAGTGAATTGCGGTATTGGGCGGGCAGGAGTGTTTTGTTGTTTACCGCAATGAACAGAAAAATGGTCACGACTGGTAACAAAAGACCATTAGCGGCCTGTGCCAGAATAATGACCGGAACAGGTTTTACGCCCAGCAGACCAAATAGTAGCCCAATCAACATTACTGCCAGCCAGACAATTCGATAGGGCATTGAGGTCTCGGACCAGCCTAACAAACTTTTGGCCGTTACGGCAGCCGCCAGCGGAGCCGTCAGGCAAGAGGTAAAACCGGCCGCAAACAGCCCAAAGCCAAACAGGCTACCTGCCCAGGAACCTATTCGAAGGCTAAGCGTTTGGGCAACCGTCTGAAACGAAAACTCGCCTGAGACCAACGTTCCCGATACCAGAATTGCCATTGAAATGAGACCACCAATCAAAACGGCCAATCCAATACCCCAGCGCATCTCCGCTAACGTTTGCTTTTGGCCAATGCCTGAACCCAGAAATAGATTATAGGGGACAATAGTAGTGCCGATGAGGCCGATTACCAGAACCTGCCCATCGGGAGGTATGGAAGGAACAACCATTGCTTTGGCCAGGTCTACCCCATTGGGTGAGGCACTAATGGCTACATAAGCAAAGGCAATGCCCATCGAAAAAACGATAATACCCAAGATGTTGGCAATTGACTGGGTAGAAC harbors:
- a CDS encoding divalent metal cation transporter, producing MPKLLSLRAGLGSVLFWSVISAAFIGPGTVTTCAMAGSRFGLQLLWALTFSTIGTVILQEAAARVTIASGLSLGELLTKAYGIRVRWLMVTLFGAVALGCAAYEAGNILGAVSGLALLTSLSPQLLTLLIGLLSMALLWKGSTQSIANILGIIVFSMGIAFAYVAISASPNGVDLAKAMVVPSIPPDGQVLVIGLIGTTIVPYNLFLGSGIGQKQTLAEMRWGIGLAVLIGGLISMAILVSGTLVSGEFSFQTVAQTLSLRIGSWAGSLFGFGLFAAGFTSCLTAPLAAAVTAKSLLGWSETSMPYRIVWLAVMLIGLLFGLLGVKPVPVIILAQAANGLLLPVVTIFLFIAVNNKTLLPAQYRNSLWQNLAMLLVVAVTAFLGLRNVWLALQ
- a CDS encoding electron transfer flavoprotein subunit beta/FixA family protein, which produces MKILVCVTSVPDTTTKIAFTDNNTKLNKAGVTFITGPYDDYALARAVELKEKTGASVTVLNVGEADSEPVIRKCLAIGADDAIRVNAEPTDAYFVAEQIAVIAKESQYDLILMGRESIDYNGGQVHGIVGEMLGFPSISPVMQLDLDGDTAQITREIEGGKEQLEAKLPLVLGCQEPIAEWKIPNMRGIMTARTKPLKVVEPVGTDKLITVASYELPAPRGSVKMIPADQAETLIQLLHTEAKVI
- a CDS encoding tetratricopeptide repeat protein, which encodes MNNDRIQQLIRFVQEEPDEPFNVYALAMEFLNGRPTEAKTYFDQLLAQFPDYLPTYYHAAALYTDLDERDRAAELYEKGIELARAQNNQKTLLELQRAQQAFDDDDDEW